CACAACATCGAGATGAACCCAGGGCAAGGCGCCAAGATGGTCCGAGCTGCAGGAACCAACGCCAAGATCTTAAAGGAGCCTGCTTCAGGGAAATGCTTGATAAAGCTTCCATCAGGGAACACCAAGTGGATCAACGCCAGGTGCCGTGCTACGATTGGCACAGTGTCAAACCCGTCTCACGGAACGAAGAAGCTGAGGAAAGCAGGACAGAGTAGGTGGTTGGGGATAAGGCCCAAAGTCAGAGGAGTGGCGATGAACCCGTGTGATCACCCGCACGGTGGAGGTGAAGGAAAAAgcaaaagtagtggaagccgaGGAAGGACATCAACAAGTCCGTGGGGGAAACCGTGTAAAGGCGGGTACAAATCCGCTAgtgtcaagaagaagaagaagcgtttGGCAGCTGCAGCAGCAAAAATGTGATATGGATGAAGAAGACTAGTTACAATTTCTTCAAATGCTTCtttcttataataatttatcaGGGTTTATTGAATCTGCTTTTGAGAGTTGGTTTTTAGTGTATTCATGATTTTTCTTACACAGAGGGGTGAACACCACAGACGTTTTTAAATGGAAatcaaacgtttttttttatttatcacgATCACGTTTTAATAGAGTTGCCATCTTTTTTTGCCTTTTGAAATtgtcataatcaattttgaGAGATTGTTGTTATACGCTTACTTATGTTTAGTAAAAGACACTGTAGTAAAAGGTTCGATCGAGGAAAGGGTCTAAAATCAAAAGTATAATtcagaaaaggaaacaaaaaaaaaagagtcaacaGGTTGGAACTTGGAACAATACATTGAATCAATCCCCACACACactaaaaaaacacacattcAAAGCAAATGTCTTCTTTGACTAATTACctccaaaaaacttttaatatacCCGACATGagaatttttatcttttttcttatgaaattttcaagtttcaactttGAATGTTGTAGCAAAGAACATTTCTATTCTTCTATTCTTCAGCAATGAGACATTCACTAATCATTATTGTTGGAAATTAGTcggaattaaaataaaaaagaatacataATTTTGTTGGTAATATGCATACTTTATATATTCCTGAAGAATGTATTTACATAAGGATTATCCACatatcattattaaaaaatcttatatctTAGTtaaacaatcacaaaaaaaatcataattctcTTGTCCACGAATGTTCGAATACCTTATATgaacaataaacaaaagtaataTGAGAAACTTCAACTAAAAACTGATCAACTGATGTAAAAGTTGCAGCATCTAAACTTCAATCTCAAACTTTTAATTGAAAACTGCTTTTTATACTTGGacaattataatatgttaaactTATACATCCAACTATCAACTGTGCTTACACATacatgtaatttaaaaatatttgaattacatataattacacaaattaaagaacaaaaattttCAGCAAGAATCGAAAAGCAAATCTTAGATTCCAGAATGTAAGCAATAAGGGCGGCTTTAACCCTTTTCTTGATCGATTGTTCATCAAACCCAGCTTCCTTGAGACACTTATTCATTTAAAGGGCTTTTTGAAATCCTAGAATAAGGCATAATTGCCAATCTATTAGTAGCTGTGGTAATCGTTTTGAACGAAAAATTGCCATTATTTCTCTCAActgcaaaaaaaacaagaaattaacaTTAGTTATGACACGATAATCAAAATagtatatcaacaaaaaaaatactaaacaaatAATTGATAGAAGTGTCACTAAAGATCAACTCTGAatttatcaaataatcaaacaCCAAAGCACTAACCATATATCATTGTtgaaaaattcttattttttagttaaataatcGCAAAAAAAcgatcatcattatcatctctACGGATAATTGAAGATCTCATATGATTAGAAACAAAAGTAATCGCAGAAATTTCAATTAAGAAATGATCAAATAATCAAAAAGTTATAGCATCCAACCTCTAATCTCACACTTCTAATTGTTAAATTGTGATAAACCTAACCTTTAgatatggaaattttttttaaaagtcgttaaatatttttttctctcataaaataaaactgatatatatatatatatatatgtaagaccTTATATCAAGTAATTATTTAGAGATCAACTAAGAATTTGTCAAATAATCAAACACCTTAGCATGATCCACATAtcatttttgaaaattcttatatttttgttaaacaatCAATCTACATTCTATGTTGCTTGGAAAAAAACCATCGTTGGACTGATGCTCTAAAATCCTTCACTAAGTACTGTGAAAATCAATTCATGTAAGTTGTTTACTTTTCATAAAACAACTTCtgaaaatgaataaaacaacTTATAATTACTGTTGGAAATTAGTCagaattaaaatgaaaaaacaatacATAATTTTGTTGGTAATATGCATACTTTGATATATTCCTGAATAGTTTATTTACATAACAGTtgcataatttttaaattaattcaGATGGAATTTTTAGCTAGTGTAAAATGTCGGATTCTATTCTATTAACAATATGATTTAccctttgttcaaaaaaaacaaaaaaaaaaacaatatgattTACCCTagcttttttgttgttgttgttgttatgtattattatatacCAATTAAAAAAGTGAAGAAACCAATTTGACATCTACCTTTGGTCTAAACAACcaactattttaaaaagtcGATGTTTAGGAGgtttgaaaaaaattgataaaaccAAGAATGATATTCGTACTCAATAGATGAAAAAATGAGAAGCACACAGAATTTGAATTAAGATTGAAAATGAGATGTATGTAATGTAACAACAAATAAGCCACCATGCTTACAATCTTGGGTCCTACTCCTCCATATCaattcatcattttcatttttttttgttattcccttttatttattttatctactAATAACACTTTTGTCTTAAATACATAACCAAAGAANaaaaaatatatatatatatatatatatatatatatatatatataactgattCAGAACAAATACTGGCAAAAGTTGAATTATATCGAAAATGAAATGacgaaattattttttaaaaatttcttatcttttatgAAAAGGGGGATGAAACtaagaaaaaagaatcataaaGTGCAATGAAT
The Camelina sativa cultivar DH55 chromosome 6, Cs, whole genome shotgun sequence genome window above contains:
- the LOC109125283 gene encoding uncharacterized protein LOC109125283 → MSALVALCRARATTASSSLFNSVIRPAFRSFSTGFADAQNKSLVAQMKEEMLHMDINSMVGSSMPLGMMRIGTIIHNIEMNPGQGAKMVRAAGTNAKILKEPASGKCLIKLPSGNTKWINARCRATIGTVSNPSHGTKKLRKAGQSRWLGIRPKVRGVAMNPCDHPHGGGEGKSKSSGSRGRTSTSPWGKPCKGGYKSASVKKKKKRLAAAAAKM